A region of the Rickettsiales bacterium genome:
CCAATTAAAATGGGCTTAAAGCTTAGAAAAATTGTTCCAATTGCCAAATTATTAAAGCTAAATTTTAGCAAATCTGGTGCATCACTAACTTTTGGAAAAAAAGGATCCGCAATAAATATCAGTAAAGATGGGGTTCGTGCATCTATTGGCAAAGTTGGCTCTGGAATTGGATATAGTGAATATTTTTCATTCAAAAAATTAAAATTAAACTATGTTTTTATCGGCGTAGCTTTAATTGCTATATTATTAATAATTTTTACATCTTAAATTTATGAAAAAAACTATTATTTTTACTCTGATTTTTATGGTTGGTTTGGCAATATTTTTTAAGGATAAAAAAATTGCTGAGTTGGAAATAAATTCAAAAAAAGAAGCTGTTACTAAAGCTGAAACCTCAGAAAAACCTATGGTTGTAGAAGAAAAGCCATTTAGTAAGTTAGAATATAAACTAGGTTTTGATGTTAGCCTTGGGCTTGATAAATCATTTAATGTAAAAGTTGAAAATCTTGAAAACGGTTTAGTATTGCCTAGTGATTTTGCTTATTGTGAAGGTAAGGATAAAGACGGAAAGAATATCCGCCCTGAAATTTCTTGGAAAAATGCTCCTGAGGGAACTAAATCTTTTGCAGTTTTTGTTATAGATCCTGATGTTCCAACTGATTTTACTGATGCTAACAAACAGGATAAAATAATTCCTGCTACTCTGGCTAGGCAGAATTTTTTCCACTTTGGAATGGTTAATATTCCGGCAGATATTTCTAAAATTGAAAGAGGTGAGGGCAGGGGGCAAGCTAAGCAACAGCCTAAATTCGGTAGGCTTGCTATAAATGATTATGCTGCATTTTATGAGCCAGACGCAAATTTTATTGGTTGGGATGGGATGTGTCCGCCTTGGAATGATGAAAAAGTTCACAGATATATTTTTGTTGTCTATGCCTTAAAGGTTGAGGATATAGTTGTTGGAAAGCAATTTATGGCGAAAGAAGTTTTCAAAAAAATTGCTGATAACGCGATAGGATATGGTTATCAATTTGGAATGTTTACTAGGAATAATTAGACTAAACTTTAGGAACAACATATAATTCTAGTTTGTGGCCAACTAGATTATAGCCATAATCATTGGCGATTTTTTCTTGAAGTTTTTCAATTTCTTCATTTACAAACTCAATAATTTCGCCAGTTTTAATATTTATTATATGATCGTGATGATCTTCAGTGGATTCTTCATATCTAGCTTTGCCATCACCAAAATCGTGCTTTTCAACAATTCCATTTTCTTGAAACAGCCTAATTGTGCGATAAACGGTGGCAATACCGATTGTATTATCAATTGCGTAAGCTCTGCGATAAACTTCTTCAGTGTCTGGGTGATCTTTAGATTCGACGATAATTTTTGCAATTAGCTTGCGTTGCTCTGTCATTTTCAAGCCTTTTTCAAGGCATTTTTGAACTATAGAATTTGGCATAAAATTTTTTGTAGAAAATAAATTATATTAAAAATGAATTTGAAATTTCAACTAATCTATCTAGTTTTTTTAGTGCATTGCCAGATTTTATACTTGCTAAGGCAATTTTAATTCCTTCTTCTAAATTTTCAACCCTGCCTGAAACTTTTAATGCCATAGCAGAATTTATCAAGACGGAATCTAAATAAGCCCCCTCAATTCCTTTTAAGCAATCCCTTAATGCTTTTGCATTTGTTTCAGAATTTCCGCCAATTATTTCATCTTCGTTGTAAACTTTTAACCCAAAATCTTGCGGATTAATTTCATATGAAGAAATTTTTCCGTCAATTAATTCGCAAACATAAGTTGAACCGGTAATTGAAATTTCATCGCTACCATCTTTGCCATGAACTATTACTAAATGCTTATAGCCAAGTTCTTTGCCAGCTTCAGCGATTATTGGCAAAAATTTTCTTGCAAAAACTCCCATCATCTGTCTCACTGGTTGTGCTGGGTTTGAGAGTGGTCCAAGCAAATTAAAAATGGTTTTAATCCCAAGTTCCTTTCTAATTGAAGAAACTGAAGCCAAAGCCTTATGATATAAAGGTGCAAAAAGAAAGCAAAGCCCAATTTGCTCAAGGCAGGAAGCCGATTGCTCAGGTGTTAATTCAATATTCACATCAAGCTCTTTAAGAACATCGGCTGAACCAGTGAGAGATGAAACAGAGCGGTTGCCGTGCTTTGCAACCGGCACGCCACAGCTTGAAACTACAATCGCAACAGCAGTTGAAATATTATAAGTTCCTTTGTTATCACCGCCTGTTCCACAGGTATCAATGATTTTTTCTTGCAGATTTTTATCAATTTGAAGCTTTTGCATTTTGGCACGCATTACTTTTGTAGCTCCAATTAATTCAATTGGGGATTCTCCCTTAACTCTAAGTGCAGTTAAAATTGATGCAATTTGTGCTGGCGTAACCCCGCCATTTATAATCGCGAGGAATAAATCTTGCGTTTCAACTTCCTCAAGGCCTATACCACAGGATAATTTTTCAATTGCATTTTGTATTAGGGACATAAAAATGTTTTTGTAATTAATTTATTTAGCAATTTTATTTTGAAAAAGGAAACTAAATTCTTTTAGCTTTTTTGAAAAGGTTGAAAAAATTTTCTGTCGTTTTGTTTGCAAGATTTTCAAACTCAATATTTTTTAGATTCGCAATAAATTCTGCAGTGTTCCTTGTGAAAGCTGGCTCATTGCTTTTGCCACGATGCGGAATTGGTGCTAAAAAAGGGGAGTCCGTCTCAACCAACAACCTTTCTAAGGGTATAACATTTTTTACAACTTCCTGCAAATCTTTTGCCCCTTTGAAGGTTACAATTCCTGAAATTGAGATATATAAACCTAGATCAAGGGCTTTTTTTGCTAAATCTGCAGTGCCAGTAAAGCAGTGGAGCAGGGCAGGGAAGAAGCCTTTTTCCATTTCAGTTTTTAGAATTTGATAAGTATCTTCCTCAGCATCTCTAGTGTGAATTATTACAGGAAGACCAGTTTGCCTTGATGCCTCAATATGCGCTAAAAAGTTTTTCTTCTGATTTTCTGGGGCGGAATTTTTGTAATAATAATCAAGCCCACATTCACCTAAACCAATGGTTTTTGGGCGGTTTGAGAGCTTGATTAATTCTTCTGCTGTTATTTGTTCTTTATCAGCTTCGTGAGGGTGAATACCGCAGGAAGCAAAAACATTCTGGTTTTCTTCCGCAATTTTATAGACTTCTTCATATTCAGCTAAATGCGTACAGATGGTTTGCATATAACCAATTCCAGCACTTTTTGCACGAGAAATCGCACCTGAAATATCACCTTTCAGCTCTGGAAAATTTAAGTGGCAATGTGAATCTACAAGCATAAATTGGTGATTAGGGCTTGGGGATTGTGTATTAGATATTTGATACAGCAAGTACCTTTTCATACCCGCGAAAGCGGGTATCCAAAATTCTTAAGATGGATTCCCGCTTCCGCGGGAAAGAAAAATATTTTGATTATTAATATAAATAACCTTAGAATCCAGAACCCAAAACCTAAGCAGCCTGAGTTTCTTTAACAATTTTATTACGAGCAATCCAAGGCATCATATCACGAAGTTTTTTGCCGATAGTTTCAATTGGGTGTTTCACTGAATCTTCTCTCCACTTTTTAAGTTGCGGAAAGCCAGCTTTAGCATCAGCAATATATTTCTTAGTGAATTCACCAGATTGGATTTCTTTAAGAGCAGCTTTCATTCTCTCTTTCGTCGCAGCATCAACAATTTTAGGGCCAGTGTAGAAATCACCCCATTCTGCTGTGTTTGAAATTGAATATCTCATGTTAGCTAAACCGCCTTCATATATAAGATCAACGATAAGTTTAAGTTCGTGCAAGCACTCAAAATAAGCCATTTCTGCAGGGTAACCAGCTTCAACCAAAGTTTCGTAGCCAGCTTGGATAAGTGCTGTTGCACCGCCACAAAGAACGGCTTGCTCACCGAATAAATCAGTTTCGCACTCATCGCGGAAGTTAGTTTCAATAATGCCAGATTTACCACCACCAACGCCTGAAGCATAAGCAAGTGCAATTTTTTTAGTATCTCCAGAAGCATCTTGATGAACCGCCATTAAGCAAGGCACACCGCCACCTTTTTGGAATTCGCTTCTAACCGTATGTCCAGGGCCTTTTGGTGCAACCATAAAAACATTCACATCATTTGCAGGCTTGATAAGCCCAAAGTGAATATTTAAGCCGTGTGCAAACGCAAGATAAGCACCTTTTTTAAGGTTAGGCTGAATATCATTAGTAAAAATATCGCCTTGATGTTCATCTGGTGCAAGTAACATAACTACATCAGCACCTTTTGTAGCTTCCGCAGGCGTTTTAACCACAAAGCCAGCTTGCTTCGCACGAGATGCAGTATTTGAGCCATCTCTAAGCCCTATAATTACATTTGCAACGCCACTATCTTTCAGGTTTTGTGCGTGAGCGTGACCTTGAGAGCCATATCCAATAATTGCTATTGTTTTATTTTTGATTGAAGAAAAATCGCAATCTGCATCATAATAAACTTTCATAAATCTCCATTTAGTTTGAATGTTAAACAAAAAAGCCCCCAAAAGACAAGGGGGCTTCTAGAGTAAATTTACTTTAATTAATCAAAGTATCTATTTGATTTTCTGTTCTTTTTAAGTGCCTCTTCAGATTTTCTGAGTTTCTTTTCAGAAGGTTTTTCATAATATCTGCGTTGCTTAACTTCCTTAAACAAGCCTTCTTTCTGAAGTTTCTTTTTAAGCGTTCTTAAAGCCGCCTCTACATTGTTATCACGAACATTAACTTGAACCATTTTTATTTACCCGCCTTCAAAATTTTTGAATTAATGGTTGTTATATGCACTTTGATTATATATTTGTCAACATTATTTGATTGTCACCCCGCATTTATTGCGGGGTTAATTGAGGAAAGTGCTTCTAAGGCTTAAGTTTTGAGCCTGTTTTATGGTTAACCCCGCAATAAATGCGGGGTGACACTGGAGTAAAAAAATTAACTTATGTAAACATATATTATTTTGAAAGTTTAATTATAAAAATATGCATTTTAATATTATTACATTATTCCCTGAAATGTTCCCAGGTGTGAATGGGTTTGCGCTGGCTGGCAAGGCCTTGGAAAAAGGGCTTTGGAGCTTTGAAGCTATCAACCCTCGCTCATTTACACATGATGTTCATAATAGCGTTGATGATACCCCTTATGGTGGCGGTGCGGGAATGGTTCTTAAGCCTGATATTCTAGCAAAATCTGTTGATTATGCTATTGAAAAATATGGAAATTTAGGTGTTGCAATTTATCTTAGTCCTCGCGGAGTTAGCCTAAATCAGAGTTTTATTGATAACCTTATCAGTAAACCGTCAACTATCAACCATCAACATATAACTATTTTATGCGGTAGATACGAAGGCGTTGACCAAAGATTGTTAGATAAATATGGTTTCCAAGAGGTTTCTATTGGCGATTATATACTCTCTGGTGGAGAAATTGCAGCAGGAGTGTTAATTGATGCTTGCGTTCGTAAATTAAATGGTGTAATAGGCAACCAAAATACTCATGATGAGGAGAGTTTTAGCTTGCCTGAAAGTGAGTTTTTGCTTGAATATCCGCACTATACTAGGCCTGATATTTGGCAAGGAATACAAGTTCCTGAAGTATTAAAATCGGGTAATCATAAGGAAATCCGCAAGTGGCGGCTAGAGCAGGCGGAAAAGATAACTCAGAAAAACAGGCCAGATTTATGGCTGAAATATAAAGGTTAATTTGTTGTTTCGTTGTTTCGTTTATTCGAATCAACTAATTAACAAATAAGCGAAAAACGAGGATTTATGAAACACGCATTGCAACAATTTGAAGCTAATTATTTAAGCTCAATTAAAGAAACTAAGAAGATACCTGAATTCAAAGCGGGTGATACAATTAAAGTTAATTTCAAAATTATTGAAGGA
Encoded here:
- a CDS encoding DUF4236 domain-containing protein is translated as PIKMGLKLRKIVPIAKLLKLNFSKSGASLTFGKKGSAINISKDGVRASIGKVGSGIGYSEYFSFKKLKLNYVFIGVALIAILLIIFTS
- a CDS encoding YbhB/YbcL family Raf kinase inhibitor-like protein; the encoded protein is MKKTIIFTLIFMVGLAIFFKDKKIAELEINSKKEAVTKAETSEKPMVVEEKPFSKLEYKLGFDVSLGLDKSFNVKVENLENGLVLPSDFAYCEGKDKDGKNIRPEISWKNAPEGTKSFAVFVIDPDVPTDFTDANKQDKIIPATLARQNFFHFGMVNIPADISKIERGEGRGQAKQQPKFGRLAINDYAAFYEPDANFIGWDGMCPPWNDEKVHRYIFVVYALKVEDIVVGKQFMAKEVFKKIADNAIGYGYQFGMFTRNN
- a CDS encoding Fur family transcriptional regulator encodes the protein MPNSIVQKCLEKGLKMTEQRKLIAKIIVESKDHPDTEEVYRRAYAIDNTIGIATVYRTIRLFQENGIVEKHDFGDGKARYEESTEDHHDHIINIKTGEIIEFVNEEIEKLQEKIANDYGYNLVGHKLELYVVPKV
- the trpD gene encoding anthranilate phosphoribosyltransferase — encoded protein: MSLIQNAIEKLSCGIGLEEVETQDLFLAIINGGVTPAQIASILTALRVKGESPIELIGATKVMRAKMQKLQIDKNLQEKIIDTCGTGGDNKGTYNISTAVAIVVSSCGVPVAKHGNRSVSSLTGSADVLKELDVNIELTPEQSASCLEQIGLCFLFAPLYHKALASVSSIRKELGIKTIFNLLGPLSNPAQPVRQMMGVFARKFLPIIAEAGKELGYKHLVIVHGKDGSDEISITGSTYVCELIDGKISSYEINPQDFGLKVYNEDEIIGGNSETNAKALRDCLKGIEGAYLDSVLINSAMALKVSGRVENLEEGIKIALASIKSGNALKKLDRLVEISNSFLI
- a CDS encoding TatD family hydrolase: MLVDSHCHLNFPELKGDISGAISRAKSAGIGYMQTICTHLAEYEEVYKIAEENQNVFASCGIHPHEADKEQITAEELIKLSNRPKTIGLGECGLDYYYKNSAPENQKKNFLAHIEASRQTGLPVIIHTRDAEEDTYQILKTEMEKGFFPALLHCFTGTADLAKKALDLGLYISISGIVTFKGAKDLQEVVKNVIPLERLLVETDSPFLAPIPHRGKSNEPAFTRNTAEFIANLKNIEFENLANKTTENFFNLFKKAKRI
- the ilvC gene encoding ketol-acid reductoisomerase is translated as MKVYYDADCDFSSIKNKTIAIIGYGSQGHAHAQNLKDSGVANVIIGLRDGSNTASRAKQAGFVVKTPAEATKGADVVMLLAPDEHQGDIFTNDIQPNLKKGAYLAFAHGLNIHFGLIKPANDVNVFMVAPKGPGHTVRSEFQKGGGVPCLMAVHQDASGDTKKIALAYASGVGGGKSGIIETNFRDECETDLFGEQAVLCGGATALIQAGYETLVEAGYPAEMAYFECLHELKLIVDLIYEGGLANMRYSISNTAEWGDFYTGPKIVDAATKERMKAALKEIQSGEFTKKYIADAKAGFPQLKKWREDSVKHPIETIGKKLRDMMPWIARNKIVKETQAA
- the rpsU gene encoding 30S ribosomal protein S21, whose translation is MVQVNVRDNNVEAALRTLKKKLQKEGLFKEVKQRRYYEKPSEKKLRKSEEALKKNRKSNRYFD
- the trmD gene encoding tRNA (guanosine(37)-N1)-methyltransferase TrmD encodes the protein MHFNIITLFPEMFPGVNGFALAGKALEKGLWSFEAINPRSFTHDVHNSVDDTPYGGGAGMVLKPDILAKSVDYAIEKYGNLGVAIYLSPRGVSLNQSFIDNLISKPSTINHQHITILCGRYEGVDQRLLDKYGFQEVSIGDYILSGGEIAAGVLIDACVRKLNGVIGNQNTHDEESFSLPESEFLLEYPHYTRPDIWQGIQVPEVLKSGNHKEIRKWRLEQAEKITQKNRPDLWLKYKG